A window of the Halodesulfovibrio sp. genome harbors these coding sequences:
- a CDS encoding cob(I)yrinic acid a,c-diamide adenosyltransferase — MICVNTGNGKGKTTASVGQAIRALGQEQTVAFGQFMKRDNQAGEQYMLHKLLGELFFAPGDGFLTKPEQYPAHRATSEKILWWAKERILEVDMLILDEALYALSADLIKREELEELIALARNNNTHMVLSGRNAPKWLIEEADLVTEMTEIKHHYKAGIPAQKGIEF; from the coding sequence ATGATTTGCGTTAATACCGGAAATGGAAAAGGAAAAACTACGGCATCAGTGGGTCAAGCCATACGAGCACTGGGACAGGAGCAAACTGTCGCCTTCGGACAATTTATGAAAAGGGATAATCAAGCAGGTGAGCAGTATATGCTGCACAAACTGCTTGGTGAACTTTTTTTCGCCCCCGGTGATGGGTTCCTCACTAAACCGGAACAATACCCAGCGCACAGGGCTACATCAGAAAAAATTTTGTGGTGGGCAAAAGAGCGCATTCTTGAAGTTGATATGCTCATTCTTGATGAGGCTCTCTACGCATTATCTGCCGATCTCATCAAGCGAGAAGAATTGGAAGAATTAATAGCACTTGCGCGCAATAACAACACACACATGGTACTCTCAGGTCGCAATGCGCCCAAATGGCTTATAGAAGAAGCCGACCTTGTTACAGAGATGACCGAGATAAAGCATCATTATAAAGCAGGCATTCCGGCACAGAAGGGAATAGAATTTTAG